AGCCGCGCCACCTCGACGTAGCCCAGGCGCTCGTATGCCCGCACCGCCGACTTGTTCGTCGGGTCGACGCTCAGCACGACTTCGCGGCACGTCTTGAGCAGCAACTCGGTGACCGCGCTCGTCGCGATCTGCGCCAGGTGCTGTCCCCGGTACTGCGGGTGCGTGTACACGTTGCCGACCACCGCGATGCCGCTCACCGCCGAGATCACGTGCGTGCCCGCGATCGACACGAGCCGCCCGTCACGCTCGATGCCGAAGTACGCCGAATCGTCGATCTGCCGCGACGAGTAAAACGAAGGCACACCGTCCGTGCGGTACAGGCTGTTGATCGTGCGCACGTCGCGTCCCACCATGCGCCGCGCCTCCCCCTCCGCCGCCTTGAACCTGTCGCCCGTCACGTGCATGCGGATCATCGTCTGCCGCTGCTCCAGGTCGAAGTACCTGAGCACGGTGTCCAGGTGGTGTACCTCGCACGTAAAAAACGTCTGCCGCGGCCCCGGATGCGTCTGCAGCAGCGCCTCCAGTGGTGCGCTATCGCCCATCACGAACGTCGCGCTGCCAAGGCCGCCGTGCGAGTGCAGGATCACCGCCTGCCCGCCGACGCCGTGCGCGCCCCACCACTCCGACATGCGAAACAGCACCGGGTCGAGCTGCCCCAGCGCATACGCCGCGTACGTCCGTCGCGCCTCCAGCATGTGCCGGATCTGATCGCGCTCCTGCAGCCGCCGCACGACATACTCGTTCGCACGATCGATCGCCCGCGCGTTGCGCTCGACAACCGTCACGGCTGCACCGCCTCTGCCGCCCGCAGCCGCGCCAGGATCGGCGCCAGCTCGCGCTTCGTCTGATCGGGCACGAGCGCCAGCGGCGTCACGATCGCGTCATCGAGCGCAGCGGCGCATCTGCAGTCGCGCGCGGGAAGCGCGGCGGCGACCGCCGCCACGATGCGCCGCGCATTGGCGACGTTCTTCAGCAGGTTGCCGATGATCAGGTCCGCAGTCACCGTGTCGTGCTGGTCGTGCCACGTGTCGAAGTCCGTGACGCAGGCGAGCATCGCGTAGCAGATGCCCGCTTCGCGCGCGAGCTTCGCCTCCGGCAGCGCCGTCATGCCGATGATCTGCGCGCCCCAGCTCCGGTACAGCAGCGACTCTGCTTTCGTCGAGAACGCCGGGCCTTCGATGACCACCATCGTGCCGCCGCGATGCGCTTCCGCTCCCGCGCTCGAAGCGGCATCGAACAGCGCCGCGCTCATCGACGGGCAGAACGGCGTGTCGAACGCAATGTGCGCGACGATGCCCCGCCCGAAGAACGTAGAATCCCGCATCCGCGTCCGGTCGATGAGTTGGTCTGGCACGACCATGTCGAGCGGCGCGATGTCTTCGCTCAGACTGCCGACGGCGCTGACCGAGACGATCCGCTCGACGCCCAGCGATGCCAGCGCCCAGATGTTCGCGCGTTGCGGGATCTCCGATGGCAGGATCCGGTGCCCGATGCCGTGGCGCGGCAGGAACGCCGTGCGCGTGCCGTGCAGGTCGCCGATCACGATCCGGTCCGATGTCGCGCCGAACGGCGTATCGACCGTGACCTCTTCGACGTCGTTCAGCCCTTCGATCGCGTAGAAGCCAGATCCGCCGATCACGCCCAGCGTCGCGCCCGTCATCGCATCACCGCCGCTAATTGCGCGAGCGATGCGATGGCAGCGTCGAACGGCGACCGCAGCACGCCGCGCTCGGTGACGATCGCGCTGATCAGCGCGTGCGGCGTCACGTCGAACGCCGGATTCAGCGCCGTAGCGCCTGCCGGGACTATCGCTTCGCCTTCGAGTCCAATCTCGAGCACTTCGGCCGGCTGGCGTTGTTCGATGACGATCTCTGCGCCCGACTCGATCGATCTGTCAACGGTGCTCATTGGCGCGACGACGTAAAACGGTACGTCGTGCGCCTGCGCCGCGAGCGCTAATCCATACGTGCCGACCTTGTTCGCCGTGTCGCCGTTCGCCGCGATCCGGTCCGCCCCCACCAGCACCGCATCGACAATCCCAGAAGCCATGATCCCCGCCGCCGCGCCGTCGACGATGATGTCGTAGTCGATCCCTTCGCGCGACAGCTCCCACGCCGTCAGGCGCGCCCCTTGCAGCAACGGCCGCGTCTCATCGACCAGCACACCCCTGATCTTCCCCTGTCGATGCGCCGTCTTGATTACGCCAAGCGCCGTGCCGATACCGCCCGTCGCCAGCGTGCCTGTATTGCAGTGCGTGAGCACGGTGGCGCCAGCGGGCAGCAGTTCGGCGCCAAGCGCCCCCATCCGCTCGTCCGCGGCGATCTGCTTCTCGTGCAGGCGTCGCGCTTCCGACTCCGCCGCCGCAACGGCATCTCCGCCGCTCTTCGTCGCGTTCTTCGTCGCGACGGCGACCTTCCTGATCGCCCAGCTCAGGTTCACCGCCGTCGGTCGCGTCCCCGCGAGTACCTGTGCCGCGAGATCCACCTCATGCTCGCGCGCCGCCATTGCCATCCCGTACGCCGCCGCGATGCCGATCAGCGGCGCCCCGCGCACCGCCAGCCGCCGGATCGCCGCCGCGACGTCGCGCCAGTCGCGCGTCTCGATGTACCGCTCCTCGCCGGGCAGCAGCGTCTGATCGAGCAGCCGCAGCGTGCCGCCGTCGTATCGGATGGGTGCGATCTGAGCCGGTTGTGAGTCTGACAACAAAAAACTTCTCGTCCGTTAGGTGGTGAGAAGTCTCTTCGATCCTCTCTCATCTTCCCCCATTGGGGTCGGATTTGGCACCCGCCTGAACGGGTTGCCGGGCTTCGTAGGGCCGATCCCTCCACCACTCTCGATAAGAGTTCAGGTATTCAGTTGTGCCGGAATTGTAGGGGGCCGCTGATCGACCCGTCAAGAGCACCCCGATCCGCCGCTCTCAGCCTGTTCGAGCCAACCACCCGCGTAGACGCACAACCCCCACACCCCACGTCATCCAGAGCAAGCGAAGGATCCCGCCTTCGCAGACGCACGCCCCCACCCCACGTCATCCTGAGCAAGCGAAGGATCCCCGCCTTCGCAGACGCACGACCCCCCAACCACGTCATCCTGAGCAAGCGAAGCGCCGCGAAGGATCCTCCTACCAACCGCGCCGTTTGCACGCAGCGACTCCGCCTCGCGCCGTCATCCTGAGCGAAGCGAAGGATCCCGCCTTCGCAGACGCACCACCCGCCAAACCCCGTCATCCTGAGCAAGCGAAGCGCGCCGAAGGATCCCGTCACGGTACAGCCATCGCATACCCACCCCGCCGTTGCACGCAGCGACTCGCCACACTCATACCAGCGACCAGCGACCAGCGACCAGCGACCAGCGACCAACAACCAGCGACCAACAACCAGCGACCAGCGACCAGCGACCAGCGACCAACAACCAGCGACCAGATCACACATTGAACAAAATATTCAGCACGTCCCCATCCTGCACGACGTACGTCTTCCCCTCCTGCCGCACGACGCCCCGCTTCTTCGCCTCCGCCATCGACCCGGCGTCGAGCAGATCGCCCCACTGCACGACCTCCGCTCGGATGAAGCCACGTTCCAGGTCGGTGTGGATCTTGCCCGCCGCCTGCGGCGCCGTCGCCCCGCGCTGCACGTTCCACGCCCGGCACTCGTCGGGACCGACCGTGAAGAACGGGATCAGCCCTGTCAACTCGTACGACATGCGGATCATCCGGTCGAGCCCGGCTTCCTTGATCCCCAGGTCGCCGCGAAACTCCGCCGCATCGTCATCGGACATCTGCGCCAGTTCCTGCTCGATCTTGCCGCTGATCGCCGCCACCGCGCGGTGCTCGCCGGCGAACTGCGCGAACTCGCCCTCGACGTCGCTGCTCCGCGCCACGTCGCCCTCGCCGATGTTCACGACGAGCAGCAGCGGCTTGTCGCTGAGGAACTGGTAATTGACCAGCAGCTTCGCGTCCTCCGCGTCGATCCGCTGCGCGCGCAGCGGCGTCTCAGCCTCGAGCGCTGCCTGCAGACGCTTGAGCAGCGCCACCTCGCGCTCCGCCTGGTCGCGCTCTCCCGCCTTCATCGAACGCGTCGCGATCTCGATGCGCTCCAACCGCTTCTCGATGAACGCCGCGTCGGCGAACGCCAGCTCCAGCTCCATCGCCTGCGCGTCCCGCATCGCGTCGACGCTGACCTGCGGATGCGGCACCGTCTCGTCCTCGAACGCGCGTACGACGTGGATCAGCGCGTCGCAACGCCCGAGCTGCGCGACGAACTGCGCCGAGGGCCCCTCGCCGCTGCTGAACGCCTCGCCGGGAAAGTCGATGTAGCGGATATCGGCCAGCGTGAACTTCTTCGGGTCGAAGAGCTTCGCCAGCCGGTCGAGCCGGTCGTCCGGCACCTTCACCACGCCGATGTTCGGCTGCACGCCGGCGCCGTAGGAGCCCGTCTCGGCATGCCCCTTCGTTACGGCGTTGAACACGGTCGTCTTGCCGGATCGCTGAAAGCCGATGATGCCGAGGTCCACGCCGTCAGGTTATCGGCGGCTTGCCGCAGCCGGTAGTACGCAAAGCGAGGACGCGCTCGATGCGTCCTCGCGAGTGCGGCGACGTTCCAGGTCAGGTGCGGTCTTCGAATTCCTCCGGCGTCTCGGCGCGCGACTCGAACGCGATCTCCGAGTTCTCCGCGAACACGTCGTCCGCCTCGCGCGCGTCGTCAGCAGCCATCTCGCCGGGTTCGCGCAGCGATCCGGCCGGCGCGTCGGGCAGCGGCAACTGGCCCGCAGCCGTCCCCGCCCGTCGGCCTCTCCGGCGTGCGTTGCCGTCGTCGTCGCCGCGATCGTCGCCGCGATCGAAGTGGTTCGTCGTGTCGCCCGGCACGACGCGAAGACGCGGCTTGCCGGTGGACTCCACGCCGGCCTTGTCGCCACCCGCCCCCAAAGCGATCTTTGCGTTGGTCCAGAAATCGACGTCGAACGACAGGTTGCCCGGCGAAACCACGATCACGTGCTCGCGCACCGCGGCTCCCGTCTGCTCGCGCTCGTCGGCCAGTGCCCGGTCGTAGTCCGACTGCTTCTTGCGGCTGGCGCTGCTCCGGCCCATGGGATAGTTCCTTTCCTGGCGGATATGCGGACGCGGGTGCATGTCAGGATAGGGACTATGCGGCGGCGTCGAAGCTACAGCCGGGAACGATGAGATTGCGATCCCGTAGCAGGCGCGCCTACCTTCCCCGCGCCGTCATCTCGGTCATCCCGCCGTGTACGCCGGGCCACGTCGCAACCGCCGCGGCGATGACGCGTACCGCCGCCTTCTGCGACGGCCACACGAAGCGTTCGACGATCTCGTCGGACGTGTACCACTCGAACGCCGTATGCTCCGCCGATAGTACGACAGGCGCCGCCCCTTCGACGAACGCCGCGAACGCCGGCACCAAGTGTACGGCGTCCGTCCACTCGCTGTAAAACGTCTCGACGTAGTCGGTCTTGAAGAAGCGTGCCGGCGCCAGCCCCGTCTCCTCGACGGTCTCCCGCAAGGCCGCGGCATACGCCTTCTCCCCCTCATCGATCATGCCGTGTACCGCCTGCCACGTGCCCTCGTGCAACAGCCCCGGCGCGCGCAGCAGCGCCAGGAAGCGCGCCTCCCGATCGACGATCGTGAACACGTAGGTGGAGATCGACCCCGTGATGACGTCCATGTGCCTCCGGCGCCGTGTGCGCCCGACCCCGCGACGCTCGACTAAGCCTACCCGCGTGCCGTCCGCGCTGTTACATCGTTTCAACGCAGACGTAACCCGCCCGCAATCAAAGCGTCACTCCCAATCGGGATAATGACTCCAGCAGTCAGGCCCCGCTGGACAAAAGGAGCGCTGAATGGACGCCAGGCCGCAACCATCCGCCGACGACCGTGATCGTGACGACGACCGGCGGTTTCCGGTGCGGGTGCGCACCCCGTTCATTCGGCTCCTCCGTCCGGAAGCGGACGCTGCCGATACAGCCATAGGCGGCATAGGGAGGCGAGATCGGGGCTGAAGAGCCTGGTCGCGCTAACGACGAATGTGAAGGCCGGACGAAGGTCCGGCCTTCCTGCATATCCGCGAACCGCGACGCGAATGCCGTGCGCCTGCCCGTCTAGCCGTCCGGCATCCCGATCACGAGCGCGCCCTCGTCCGACGGCGTCGTGATCGCCGTGCGCCCCGGATACCCGCGCGCGATCGCCTCCTGCATCATCCCCCGCGCAATGCGCTCCTCGTGTTCGATAGCCAGCGCTGCGATCGTCGAGCCGCCGCCGCTCAGGTACGCCGCGAGCGCCCCCGCGGACTTCGCCGCCGCAAAGATGTCCGTCATGCCCGGAAAGATGCGTGCGCGCGCCGGCTGATGCATCTTGTCCTGCGTCGCGACGTCCAGCGCGCCCCACTCGCCCGCCGCCAGCGCCGCCACGAGCAGCGCCGCCCTGCCGATGTTGTGTACTGCGTCCTCCTTCGAGAGCGTCTGCGGCAAGAGCTTGCGACTCTCGCTCGTCGGCATCTCGAGTTCGGGAATGAACAGCACGATCTTCAACCCGGCCGCGATCGCCACCGCCACGTGACGGTACGACGCCCCGTCCTTCACGACGACGCGCAGGCCTCCGAAGAGCGCCGGCGCCATGTTGTCGCCGTGCCCTTCCAGACCAGCCCCCAGGCTCAGCATCTGGTCGTCCGTCAGCGGCCCGCCCATCAGCGCGTTCGCCCCGACGAGGCCCGCCGCGCGGGCCGTCGCGCTCGCCCCTAACCCGCGTCCGATCGGTATCGTCTGCTCTCCGTACGCCTGCATCTCCGGCGGCGCATCGACGTGCGCGAGCCGGTATGCCGAGCGTGCAGCATCGAGGACCAGCCGCGACAATCCGTTCGCCGGCTCCGTCTGATGCGACAGTGCGAGCGTCACGTCCTGCGTGATCGCCAGCGCCAGCCCCAGGCTGTCGAGGCCAGCGCCAAGATTCGCCGATGTCGCCGGGACGCGCACCATTACGGATCGTGCCATCGTCGCGAGTGTACCTGAACCGTATTTGGTCTCGGGACACTCGCCCGCAACCACGCACCATGCGTCATCCTGAGCAAGCGAAGCGCCGCGAAGGATCCCATCCGCGGCGACCACCTCAGTCAACGCGCAAAAACCGCGCATCCCGGGCAAAACCAACTCCCCCTCTCCGCCCGGCGGAGAGGGGGCCGGGGGGTGAGGTCACCCCCCCGCGATCCCCAACTGCTCGCGATAGTCCGGCTCCATTGCCTGCAGGATCCCCGCCTCGACGTACTTCTCGTACGGCAGCTTGAGCGCCATCGAGATGAACTGCGCCGGCACCGGCAGCGTCGGCGTATTGCCGATCGCGCCGCCTGCCTGCAGCGCGGCGATCTCATCCTCTGAGTAACCCAGTTCCTTCAGCACCTCGTCGTTGTGCTCGCCCAGCATCGGCGCATGACGCCGCGGCCCCGTGTCGAAGCGCGTGAACCGCGCCGCGACGTGCTTCTGCAGCAGGCGCTTTCCGAGCATCGGCTGCTCGACGACGTCGAACTGCTTGCGCGCCGTGAATTGCGGGTCGAGCAGCGCCTCTTTGCCGTTGAGTACCGCCGCCGCTTTCACGCCCGCTGCCTGCAGCGTGTGCATCACCGCATAGTGGTCCCGCTGCGACGTCCACTCCGTGATCGCCGTGTCCAGCTCGTCGTGGTGCTTGTGCCGCGCCAGCACCGTCGCGAAGCGCGCGTCCGAAAGCCAGTCCGCGTGCCCCATCGCGCCTGCAAGGCGGTCGAACTCCGCGTCGTTCGCGCATGAGATCACCACCCAGCGATCGTCACCAGCGCACCGATAGCAGCCCTGCGGCGCCGCCCAGTCGCTACGGTTGCCGGTACGCGGCCGGAGCCGCTGGTTCATCTGGTATTCCATCAGCGCGGCGCCCATCACCGGGATCGCCGCTTCCTGCTCCGAAAGATCGATGTACTGGCCCTTGCCCGTGCGCCGCCGGTACGCGAGCGCCGTCAGCACCGCGCCCGCCCCTATGAAGCCGGAGTACGGGTCCGTGAACGACAGCCCCGACCGCATCGGCGGCCCGTCCCGGTACCCCGTGATCGATGAGATCCCCGACGCCGGCTCGAGCCCCATGCCGTACGCGCCGAAATCACGCATCGTGCCGTTCTGCCCGTAGCCCGATAGCGAGATCATGATGATGTCCGGCTTGATCGCCTTCACCGACTGGTACCCCAGCCCGAAGTTCTCCATCACCCGCGGCGTGAAGCTCTCCGCGACGACGTCCGCCCCGGCGATCAGCTTCTTCACGATCTCGATGCCCTCCGGCTTCGCCAGATCGATCATCATCTCGCGCTTGTTCGCATTGCGGATCACGAAGTACGACGCCCGGTGCCATGGATGGTCCAGGCCGTCGTTCTCGGTGATGATCAGATTGCGCGTCACATCGAGCCGGCCCGGTGACTCGAACCGGATCACGTCCGCGCCCAGGTCGCCGAGAATACGGGTGCAGGTAGGCCCGGCGAACACGTGCGTCAGGTCGACGATCTTGATCCCGTCGAGCGGCAGTTCCTGCTGGCTCATATCACCCCCCGGTCGCTCATCACCGTCAGATCGTCCTTCTCGTATCCGGCGTCCGATGTCAGCACCTCCGCCGTCGCCTCGCCGAGCTTCGGCGCCGGGCCGAACTGCATCGGCGTCTCGCTCATCTTGAACGGCGCGCCCGTATGCCGCAGTTCTCCGTCGTCGGCGTGCTTGATCGTCGTGAAGAACTGCCGCTCGTGAAGGTGCTCGTCCTGCAAAAGATCGCTCGCCGTCGGCACGAAGGCGAAGGGCATGCGCAACGCCTGCGCCGTCATCACGATCTCCATCGCCGTATGCGATGAGAGGTAGGGGTGGACCATCTCGTCGAACTCCTGCCAGCGCAGCATCCGCTCGCCGCCCGACAGAAAGAACGGGTGCTTGTTCAACTCGGGATCTTCGAGCAAGAGCGCCATCGGCGAAAGCGTCTCGACCGTGAGCGGCGTCGGAAAGCCGGTCGCGCCCGGGATCAGCACGATGTGCCCGTCGGCGCACTCGACGATGTCGTTCGGGTAACCAAAAATGTGCCGCGAGTAGAAGCGGCGTCGCACCGCGCCCTGGAACGCGTACATCGCGGCGTTATACTCGTCCGCCGCCGCAACAGCCTCCGCCATCGACACGTCGACGT
The Dehalococcoidia bacterium DNA segment above includes these coding regions:
- a CDS encoding GNAT family N-acetyltransferase → MTVVERNARAIDRANEYVVRRLQERDQIRHMLEARRTYAAYALGQLDPVLFRMSEWWGAHGVGGQAVILHSHGGLGSATFVMGDSAPLEALLQTHPGPRQTFFTCEVHHLDTVLRYFDLEQRQTMIRMHVTGDRFKAAEGEARRMVGRDVRTINSLYRTDGVPSFYSSRQIDDSAYFGIERDGRLVSIAGTHVISAVSGIAVVGNVYTHPQYRGQHLAQIATSAVTELLLKTCREVVLSVDPTNKSAVRAYERLGYVEVARLIEGAALRRDGTGAFTTIRRIAARMRGRGTGTEIIRLRPD
- the mtnP gene encoding S-methyl-5'-thioadenosine phosphorylase; protein product: MTGATLGVIGGSGFYAIEGLNDVEEVTVDTPFGATSDRIVIGDLHGTRTAFLPRHGIGHRILPSEIPQRANIWALASLGVERIVSVSAVGSLSEDIAPLDMVVPDQLIDRTRMRDSTFFGRGIVAHIAFDTPFCPSMSAALFDAASSAGAEAHRGGTMVVIEGPAFSTKAESLLYRSWGAQIIGMTALPEAKLAREAGICYAMLACVTDFDTWHDQHDTVTADLIIGNLLKNVANARRIVAAVAAALPARDCRCAAALDDAIVTPLALVPDQTKRELAPILARLRAAEAVQP
- the mtnA gene encoding S-methyl-5-thioribose-1-phosphate isomerase; translated protein: MSDSQPAQIAPIRYDGGTLRLLDQTLLPGEERYIETRDWRDVAAAIRRLAVRGAPLIGIAAAYGMAMAAREHEVDLAAQVLAGTRPTAVNLSWAIRKVAVATKNATKSGGDAVAAAESEARRLHEKQIAADERMGALGAELLPAGATVLTHCNTGTLATGGIGTALGVIKTAHRQGKIRGVLVDETRPLLQGARLTAWELSREGIDYDIIVDGAAAGIMASGIVDAVLVGADRIAANGDTANKVGTYGLALAAQAHDVPFYVVAPMSTVDRSIESGAEIVIEQRQPAEVLEIGLEGEAIVPAGATALNPAFDVTPHALISAIVTERGVLRSPFDAAIASLAQLAAVMR
- the ychF gene encoding redox-regulated ATPase YchF, whose product is MDLGIIGFQRSGKTTVFNAVTKGHAETGSYGAGVQPNIGVVKVPDDRLDRLAKLFDPKKFTLADIRYIDFPGEAFSSGEGPSAQFVAQLGRCDALIHVVRAFEDETVPHPQVSVDAMRDAQAMELELAFADAAFIEKRLERIEIATRSMKAGERDQAEREVALLKRLQAALEAETPLRAQRIDAEDAKLLVNYQFLSDKPLLLVVNIGEGDVARSSDVEGEFAQFAGEHRAVAAISGKIEQELAQMSDDDAAEFRGDLGIKEAGLDRMIRMSYELTGLIPFFTVGPDECRAWNVQRGATAPQAAGKIHTDLERGFIRAEVVQWGDLLDAGSMAEAKKRGVVRQEGKTYVVQDGDVLNILFNV
- a CDS encoding NUDIX domain-containing protein, whose product is MDVITGSISTYVFTIVDREARFLALLRAPGLLHEGTWQAVHGMIDEGEKAYAAALRETVEETGLAPARFFKTDYVETFYSEWTDAVHLVPAFAAFVEGAAPVVLSAEHTAFEWYTSDEIVERFVWPSQKAAVRVIAAAVATWPGVHGGMTEMTARGR
- the thrB gene encoding homoserine kinase; the encoded protein is MARSVMVRVPATSANLGAGLDSLGLALAITQDVTLALSHQTEPANGLSRLVLDAARSAYRLAHVDAPPEMQAYGEQTIPIGRGLGASATARAAGLVGANALMGGPLTDDQMLSLGAGLEGHGDNMAPALFGGLRVVVKDGASYRHVAVAIAAGLKIVLFIPELEMPTSESRKLLPQTLSKEDAVHNIGRAALLVAALAAGEWGALDVATQDKMHQPARARIFPGMTDIFAAAKSAGALAAYLSGGGSTIAALAIEHEERIARGMMQEAIARGYPGRTAITTPSDEGALVIGMPDG
- a CDS encoding CaiB/BaiF CoA-transferase family protein gives rise to the protein MSQQELPLDGIKIVDLTHVFAGPTCTRILGDLGADVIRFESPGRLDVTRNLIITENDGLDHPWHRASYFVIRNANKREMMIDLAKPEGIEIVKKLIAGADVVAESFTPRVMENFGLGYQSVKAIKPDIIMISLSGYGQNGTMRDFGAYGMGLEPASGISSITGYRDGPPMRSGLSFTDPYSGFIGAGAVLTALAYRRRTGKGQYIDLSEQEAAIPVMGAALMEYQMNQRLRPRTGNRSDWAAPQGCYRCAGDDRWVVISCANDAEFDRLAGAMGHADWLSDARFATVLARHKHHDELDTAITEWTSQRDHYAVMHTLQAAGVKAAAVLNGKEALLDPQFTARKQFDVVEQPMLGKRLLQKHVAARFTRFDTGPRRHAPMLGEHNDEVLKELGYSEDEIAALQAGGAIGNTPTLPVPAQFISMALKLPYEKYVEAGILQAMEPDYREQLGIAGG
- a CDS encoding CoA transferase, with the protein product MADRALEGLRIVDISEGIAGPYATKLLADTGASVTKIEPPGGDVSRRYGPFPGDTPDRERSGLFLHLNTGKRSVTLDVAVTSGQVVLKKLLAHADVFVCGERASTLKSWGLSYDDLKSEHPELIFAQVSPFGATGPYAGYDGNSLTAMALSTLMYNTGAPDREPLTTGGEAGEYVAGIHLWLGILAALENRTKRGGGEHVDVSMAEAVAAADEYNAAMYAFQGAVRRRFYSRHIFGYPNDIVECADGHIVLIPGATGFPTPLTVETLSPMALLLEDPELNKHPFFLSGGERMLRWQEFDEMVHPYLSSHTAMEIVMTAQALRMPFAFVPTASDLLQDEHLHERQFFTTIKHADDGELRHTGAPFKMSETPMQFGPAPKLGEATAEVLTSDAGYEKDDLTVMSDRGVI